Part of the Suricata suricatta isolate VVHF042 chromosome 8, meerkat_22Aug2017_6uvM2_HiC, whole genome shotgun sequence genome, ATAAAAATGGGCTTCTGGGAATTAGAGGAGGCATGCCTCTGAAGCCGTCGTCTCTGGCCGCTCAGACACAGGGGCAGTGGGCTCAGGAGAAGTGCTTGCTGGTCAAGGCCTGCAGCCCTTTCCATGGCCTCCCCTGTTGCCCTCCACAGCTGGCCACTACTGCACTTTACTTCACATATTCAGccctggaggaggagatggagcgCAACAAGGACCACCCAGCCTTCGCCCCCTTGTACTTCCCCACAGAGCTGCACCGGAAGGAGGCACTGACCAAGGACATGGAGTATTTCTTTGGAGAGAACTGGGAGGAGCAGGTGCAGTGCTCCGAGGCTGCCCAAAAGTATGTGGAGCGGATCCACTACGTGGGGCAGAATGAACCAGAGCTGCTGGTGGCCCATGCCTACACCCGCTACATGGGGGACCTCTCGGGGGGCCAGGTGCTGAAGAAGGTGGCCCAGCGGGCCCTGAAACTCCCCAGCACAGGAGAAGGGACCCAGTTCTATAAGTTTGAGAATGTGGACAATGCACAACAGTTCAAACAGTTGTACCGGGCCAGGATGAATGCCTTGGACCTGAACCTGAAGACCAAAGAGAAGATCGTGGAGGAAGCCAACAAGGCCTTTGAGTACAACATGCAGGTACTGCTGGGGTCAGGCAGGAAGGGGGCCTCTGACGGTGGGGGTGATCCGGAGTTGCCTTACCAGGCATCAGTATGTTATGCCGGATAAGGGGCAGTCTTCCAGGGAGAAAATTGAAGGACCAAATAGGCCACAGGGGGCTTGAGGCCACTGATGGCTTCACTTTGACAGACAGCTTGTGTGTTTTTGTTCCAGGGAGGGCAAGGCCCTAGCACTTCGAGGGAGATCCCTCCCTCTCACCACAGGATTCTGGTCTTGAGTGGATTTCCGCCTTTTTAGCAAGGGCTGCTCTAGTTGGTCAGTTCAGGGAGAGAACCAAGCAGAATGAGGAGAACTCAGCTGACAAGTAGTCTTTAGATGGGGCTAAGCCTGGGGACGTTGATTCTGTCCCGGAGCCCAGCTTGGCCCTCCTCACCAGGAGGGTGGCTGTGGCAGGGGAAGGAAGCACCAGCCCGGACACAGGCCCACCAGATCCGTCCCGACCCCCGTCAGTGAGTCTCCAGGGGCCACATAGCATGGGTCAGCCCTGTTGGGGCCTCAGTTCTCCCacattcctctccctctctgtcgtTCTTGCTAAAAACACCTTGCAGCTACAAATGGGCAAGGACAAGTATTCACA contains:
- the HMOX2 gene encoding heme oxygenase 2 translates to MSAELETSEGVDESEKKNFGASEKENQENHTRMADLSELLKEGTKEAHDQAENTQFVKDFLKGNIRKELFKLATTALYFTYSALEEEMERNKDHPAFAPLYFPTELHRKEALTKDMEYFFGENWEEQVQCSEAAQKYVERIHYVGQNEPELLVAHAYTRYMGDLSGGQVLKKVAQRALKLPSTGEGTQFYKFENVDNAQQFKQLYRARMNALDLNLKTKEKIVEEANKAFEYNMQIFDELDRAGSLLAKETPEDGLPVHDGKGDVRKCPYYTAKQVGGALEGSSCPFRTALAVLSKPSLQLILATGVALVAGLLAWYYM